In the Marinomonas algicola genome, one interval contains:
- the accD gene encoding acetyl-CoA carboxylase, carboxyltransferase subunit beta: MSSWLDKFVPSIMKSESKRVGGSVPEGLWKKCPKCESVLYRPELEKNLDVCPKCEHHMRISARKRLDIFLDKEGRVEIAAELEPEDKLKFKDSKRYKDRLISSQKATGEKDALIAMEGTLNGMPVVAVSFEFNFMGGSMGSIVGERFIQAVNVCLEKNIPLVCFAASGGARMQEALISLMQMAKTSAGLEKMKQQGIPYISAMTDPVFGGVSASLAMLGDLNVAEPNALIGFAGPRVIEQTVREKLPEGFQRSEFLLDKGALDMIIPRHEMRDRLYNILSMLTNKAA, translated from the coding sequence ATGAGTAGTTGGTTAGATAAATTTGTCCCTTCAATTATGAAGAGCGAGTCAAAGCGAGTGGGTGGTTCTGTTCCAGAAGGTCTTTGGAAGAAGTGCCCTAAATGTGAATCTGTTCTATACCGTCCTGAACTTGAGAAAAATTTGGATGTTTGCCCAAAGTGTGAGCACCACATGCGTATTAGTGCCAGAAAACGTTTAGATATCTTTCTTGATAAAGAAGGTCGCGTGGAAATTGCCGCCGAATTAGAACCAGAAGACAAATTAAAGTTTAAAGATTCAAAGCGCTACAAAGATCGCTTAATCAGCTCCCAAAAAGCAACAGGCGAAAAAGATGCCTTAATTGCGATGGAAGGTACCTTAAATGGAATGCCTGTTGTGGCGGTTTCGTTTGAATTCAACTTTATGGGCGGCTCGATGGGCTCAATTGTTGGAGAGCGCTTTATTCAAGCCGTCAATGTTTGTCTAGAAAAAAACATTCCTTTGGTTTGTTTTGCGGCAAGTGGTGGGGCACGAATGCAAGAAGCCTTAATTTCATTGATGCAGATGGCCAAAACAAGTGCAGGGCTAGAGAAGATGAAACAACAAGGCATACCGTATATTTCAGCCATGACTGATCCGGTTTTCGGTGGCGTATCTGCTTCTCTTGCCATGCTTGGAGATTTAAATGTGGCCGAGCCTAATGCTTTAATCGGTTTTGCGGGTCCTCGTGTTATTGAGCAAACCGTGCGAGAGAAATTGCCTGAAGGCTTTCAGCGCAGTGAGTTTTTGTTAGACAAAGGGGCGCTTGACATGATCATTCCTAGGCATGAAATGCGTGATCGGCTCTATAATATCTTATCTATGCTAACCAATAAGGCCGCTTAA
- the trpA gene encoding tryptophan synthase subunit alpha, translating to MSRIKQCFINLKASNKKALIPFVTAGDPTPDHTVDIMHSLVDSGSDIIELGMPFSDPMADGPVIQLACERSLAAGTSIRKVLNIVSEFRKTNDTTPVVLMGYLNPIEFFGYEAFTMAAKNAGVDGVLLVDLTPEEAIDVVEFFKEHELDLIYLLSPTTTMERAKKICNLATGYVYYVSIKGVTGTASLDVASVKKHVDSLKEITDLPIGVGFGIRDAETAQKVSQCSDGVIVGSVLVNCIAENQQASGNQIGQELNKILLPMRQAMDA from the coding sequence ATGAGTCGAATAAAACAATGCTTTATTAATTTAAAAGCGAGCAATAAGAAAGCGCTTATTCCTTTTGTTACGGCAGGAGACCCAACACCAGACCACACAGTTGATATTATGCACTCTTTGGTCGACAGTGGATCAGATATTATTGAATTAGGTATGCCTTTTTCTGACCCAATGGCTGATGGTCCTGTTATTCAATTGGCTTGCGAAAGAAGCTTAGCCGCAGGTACAAGTATTCGAAAAGTATTAAATATTGTTTCAGAGTTTCGTAAGACCAATGACACTACACCAGTTGTCTTAATGGGGTATTTAAACCCTATTGAGTTTTTTGGTTATGAAGCGTTTACAATGGCCGCTAAAAATGCCGGAGTTGACGGTGTTTTATTAGTTGATTTAACTCCTGAAGAAGCGATAGATGTAGTAGAATTCTTCAAAGAACATGAGCTTGATTTGATTTATCTTTTGTCACCAACCACAACGATGGAACGTGCGAAGAAAATATGTAATCTAGCCACTGGTTATGTCTATTATGTATCTATCAAGGGTGTTACTGGAACAGCCTCTTTGGATGTTGCAAGCGTGAAAAAACACGTTGATAGCTTAAAAGAAATTACAGATCTACCTATTGGCGTTGGTTTTGGTATTCGTGATGCTGAAACAGCTCAAAAGGTGAGTCAATGTTCTGATGGTGTGATTGTCGGTAGCGTATTAGTGAATTGCATCGCTGAAAATCAACAAGCGTCTGGCAACCAAATAGGACAAGAGTTAAATAAGATTTTATTACCTATGCGTCAAGCAATGGATGCTTAG
- the trpB gene encoding tryptophan synthase subunit beta, whose amino-acid sequence MDKVEFSTNLPDEHGRFGQFGGVFVSETLMSALDDLTKVYEKLSKEEDFQAEFDRDLAHYVGRPSPLYFAERLTEKAGGAKIYLKREDLNHTGAHKINNTIGQALLAKFMGKPNIIAETGAGQHGVASATVAARLGLKCKVFMGAEDIKRQSLNVYRMKLLGAEVISVESGTKTLKDALNEAMRYWVSNVDDTFYIIGTAAGPHPYPKLVRDFQSVIGREIKQQCITQAGRLPDALVACVGGGSNAIGMFHPFIADTDVAMYGVEAGGDGIETGRHAAPLSAGRPGVLHGNRTYVMADEDGQIIGTHSISAGLDYPGVGPEHSWLKDVGRANYVAINDDEAMDGFRDLTRLEGIMPALESSHAIAYGMKLAATMDKDQIVVINLSGRGDKDILTVAELDGIKV is encoded by the coding sequence GTGGATAAAGTAGAATTTTCTACAAACTTACCTGATGAACATGGTCGATTCGGGCAATTTGGTGGTGTTTTTGTATCTGAGACATTAATGTCTGCCTTAGATGATTTAACCAAGGTATACGAGAAGCTCTCAAAGGAAGAGGATTTTCAAGCTGAGTTTGACCGTGATTTAGCTCACTACGTTGGTCGTCCTTCTCCTTTATATTTCGCTGAGCGTTTAACTGAAAAAGCCGGCGGAGCAAAAATATATTTAAAAAGAGAAGATTTAAATCATACTGGTGCCCACAAAATCAACAACACGATTGGCCAAGCTCTTTTGGCAAAATTTATGGGTAAACCAAATATCATTGCCGAAACAGGTGCAGGCCAGCATGGGGTAGCGTCTGCAACAGTGGCCGCTAGACTCGGTTTAAAGTGCAAAGTGTTTATGGGTGCTGAAGACATCAAGCGCCAGTCTCTTAATGTTTACAGAATGAAGCTGCTTGGTGCCGAAGTTATTTCCGTTGAATCCGGAACAAAGACACTGAAAGATGCGCTCAATGAAGCCATGCGTTATTGGGTTAGTAATGTAGACGATACTTTTTACATCATTGGAACTGCGGCTGGGCCTCATCCATACCCTAAACTCGTTAGAGATTTTCAATCCGTCATTGGTCGGGAAATAAAGCAACAATGCATTACTCAAGCAGGCCGCCTCCCTGATGCCTTAGTCGCGTGCGTCGGCGGTGGTTCTAATGCGATAGGTATGTTTCATCCCTTTATTGCGGATACCGATGTGGCTATGTATGGCGTTGAAGCCGGCGGCGATGGTATTGAAACAGGGCGTCACGCAGCGCCTTTATCAGCAGGTCGTCCTGGCGTTTTACACGGAAATAGAACGTATGTAATGGCGGATGAGGACGGTCAAATCATTGGCACTCATTCTATTTCTGCTGGTTTAGACTATCCGGGTGTTGGACCTGAGCATTCTTGGTTAAAAGATGTAGGGCGTGCAAACTACGTCGCGATTAATGATGATGAGGCTATGGATGGTTTTAGAGATCTTACTCGGCTTGAAGGCATCATGCCTGCACTTGAATCAAGTCACGCGATTGCCTATGGCATGAAGCTAGCGGCTACTATGGATAAAGATCAAATTGTTGTGATTAACTTATCTGGTCGTGGTGATAAAGATATTCTTACAGTTGCTGAATTAGATGGTATTAAGGTGTAG
- a CDS encoding phosphoribosylanthranilate isomerase gives MSHRVKICGITNLEDAIIASSLGADALGFVFYKKSPRYVSPNVANEILKQLPPFVTPVALFVDANEGEVNDVIESNSRWVIQFHGNETEQECLSFNRPYIKALRVQSEETLLSQLNSYPSAAALLLDAYKEGVPGGTGETFNWDIIPKELTTPIILAGGLTPSNITDAIKVPGIYAVDVSGGVELTKGIKDKTKLEKFILGVKRG, from the coding sequence ATGTCACATCGAGTTAAAATTTGTGGAATAACCAACTTAGAGGATGCCATTATCGCATCCTCTCTAGGTGCAGATGCTTTGGGCTTTGTGTTTTATAAAAAAAGTCCAAGATACGTCTCGCCTAACGTTGCAAATGAAATCTTAAAGCAATTACCACCTTTCGTAACACCTGTTGCTCTTTTTGTTGATGCAAATGAAGGTGAGGTAAATGACGTTATTGAGAGTAACTCACGCTGGGTAATTCAATTTCATGGAAACGAAACTGAGCAAGAATGTCTTAGTTTTAATCGCCCTTACATTAAAGCTTTGAGGGTGCAAAGTGAGGAAACATTACTTTCTCAATTAAATAGCTACCCCTCGGCCGCCGCATTATTATTAGATGCATATAAAGAAGGTGTACCTGGAGGAACCGGCGAAACATTTAATTGGGATATTATTCCAAAAGAATTAACAACACCTATTATTTTAGCCGGTGGTTTAACGCCCTCTAATATTACTGATGCGATAAAAGTTCCAGGTATCTATGCCGTAGACGTTAGTGGTGGTGTTGAGTTAACGAAAGGCATTAAAGACAAAACAAAATTAGAAAAATTTATTTTAGGAGTAAAACGTGGATAA
- the truA gene encoding tRNA pseudouridine(38-40) synthase TruA yields MSSKIALVVEYKGSRYKGWQSQKGRVETVQDFLEKALSKIANHQVSVICAGRTDSGVHACYQVIHFETESIRENKAWVSGANSNLPDDISVVSAVNVADSFHARFGALSRRYRYVIYSKQYRSAIMAKEVTWTYKALNASLMREAAECFLGTHDFTSYRAVGCQAHSPVRTVMNFEVYETDSYIVLDVRANAFLHHMIRNFAGVLIAIGAGEKPVGWAKEVLHAKDRTVAGVTAPPYGLYFVHAEYPVEYGLPSLPLGPHFLPNHKEKNYVTSS; encoded by the coding sequence GTGAGTAGTAAAATTGCGTTGGTTGTTGAGTATAAAGGGTCAAGATATAAGGGCTGGCAATCTCAAAAAGGTAGGGTAGAAACAGTACAAGATTTCTTAGAAAAGGCGCTTAGCAAAATCGCCAATCACCAAGTCTCTGTTATTTGTGCGGGGAGAACGGATTCAGGTGTTCATGCGTGTTATCAAGTTATACACTTTGAAACGGAATCCATAAGAGAGAATAAAGCATGGGTCTCAGGTGCAAACTCTAATTTGCCTGATGACATTAGTGTTGTGAGTGCGGTTAATGTAGCGGATAGCTTCCATGCACGTTTTGGTGCGTTAAGTAGGCGGTATCGTTATGTTATATACAGTAAGCAATATCGGTCTGCTATCATGGCCAAAGAAGTAACATGGACATATAAAGCACTTAATGCCTCTTTAATGAGAGAAGCTGCTGAATGCTTTTTGGGTACTCATGACTTTACTTCATATCGTGCCGTTGGGTGTCAGGCCCATAGCCCTGTTCGGACAGTGATGAATTTTGAGGTATATGAAACGGATTCATATATTGTTTTGGATGTAAGAGCTAATGCGTTTTTGCATCATATGATTCGAAATTTTGCTGGCGTTCTTATTGCAATCGGTGCAGGTGAAAAACCAGTTGGGTGGGCAAAAGAGGTGCTACATGCAAAAGACAGAACGGTTGCCGGTGTAACGGCTCCTCCGTATGGACTGTATTTTGTTCATGCCGAATATCCAGTAGAATATGGATTACCATCGTTGCCATTAGGGCCCCATTTTTTGCCTAACCATAAAGAAAAAAATTATGTCACATCGAGTTAA
- a CDS encoding FimV/HubP family polar landmark protein produces the protein MLKKTLISLAVSGYLAGSSAFALELGELSLKSSRSEPFRAEVFLTDSVNLTAKDVTIRLGSESEFQLAGITPVRALSQLQFQVINRDDKMVVDIRSATPINADELHFVLAARWPSGQVVREYQTPLDSSALIEKSGQSAIQSTSITPIIQEENTSGSTARPTALANELNVIKGNTLWSIAKNNKTSNDLTIYQTMMAIQALNEEAFYANNINLLKEGSVLRLPTQEQIAVFNQLASKEEFERQNAAWNALKRAGKLPKSLEKAQLNTQANSNQQTKSELNNDDKLSLISGSSVLPEDSSNSNQANSEAVKNLEGKLSESNELLDKERREKSELEGKLKELTDQQATLEKLISLKDSQLAELQQQMISAQQIMQEQKNTVDQLLEADQLRRETEAAEENSIFNQIFKNPVIMSAIAAVMMLLGILIGFMLKRRGIKREEALDSLGNEFDLSSGVGMGSAAAVTATASAAAVTNMADDIEEEGEEPLPEVDEIEEEDPFAFDFGNDELDDLDLELSDENEVDEFDFDEDSSSLDDEIEVDDPPPSEPEMELDELEELDELEELDETEGFDDIDALVDDNVPTIEDTQPTIDELDNSEEESFVSNLLDDSGLNDIDELANEQEAPEPSIESALEDDLTDIESEFETEDLEIPEFGENEAAEDAEESDEEEEIDFFDASGDEVATKLDLARAYMDMGDEEGARVILDDVVESGSETQIAEAQNMLERMT, from the coding sequence ATGCTAAAGAAAACGCTCATTAGTTTAGCTGTGTCTGGGTATTTAGCCGGATCTTCTGCTTTTGCGCTTGAATTAGGTGAGTTATCCCTCAAATCTTCACGCAGTGAGCCTTTTCGTGCCGAAGTGTTTTTAACGGATTCCGTAAACCTAACGGCTAAAGATGTAACGATAAGACTTGGTAGTGAAAGCGAATTTCAATTAGCTGGCATTACACCTGTAAGGGCTTTGTCTCAACTTCAGTTTCAAGTCATAAACCGTGACGATAAAATGGTTGTCGACATACGTAGTGCAACACCAATCAACGCAGACGAATTGCATTTTGTATTGGCCGCACGTTGGCCCAGTGGTCAGGTTGTAAGGGAGTATCAAACCCCTTTAGACAGTAGTGCCTTGATCGAGAAGTCGGGGCAAAGTGCCATACAATCAACCAGTATTACTCCAATTATACAAGAAGAAAACACTTCAGGTTCGACGGCTAGGCCAACTGCACTGGCTAATGAGCTCAACGTTATCAAAGGAAATACACTTTGGTCTATTGCGAAAAACAATAAAACGTCTAACGACCTTACTATTTACCAAACAATGATGGCCATTCAAGCGCTTAATGAAGAAGCGTTTTATGCAAATAATATTAACTTACTTAAGGAAGGGTCTGTTTTAAGGCTACCGACTCAAGAACAAATCGCTGTGTTTAATCAACTGGCGTCTAAAGAAGAGTTCGAACGACAGAATGCGGCCTGGAATGCCTTAAAGAGAGCGGGAAAATTACCAAAAAGTTTAGAAAAAGCTCAATTAAATACACAAGCAAACTCGAATCAACAAACAAAATCAGAATTAAATAATGATGATAAGCTATCATTGATATCTGGTTCCAGTGTTCTCCCAGAAGACTCCTCTAACTCTAATCAAGCCAATTCAGAAGCGGTTAAAAATTTAGAAGGCAAGCTTTCAGAGAGTAATGAGCTTTTAGATAAAGAGCGCCGCGAGAAAAGCGAACTAGAAGGTAAGTTGAAAGAGTTAACAGATCAACAAGCCACATTAGAAAAGTTAATAAGTTTAAAAGACTCTCAGCTTGCAGAGCTTCAGCAGCAAATGATCAGTGCTCAGCAGATAATGCAAGAACAAAAGAATACCGTTGACCAACTGCTTGAAGCAGACCAACTCCGTCGAGAAACGGAAGCCGCTGAAGAAAACTCAATATTTAATCAAATATTTAAAAATCCAGTCATTATGTCTGCTATTGCGGCTGTAATGATGCTGCTGGGTATTTTAATAGGTTTCATGTTAAAGCGAAGAGGCATTAAAAGAGAGGAAGCATTAGATTCGTTAGGCAACGAGTTTGACTTATCATCTGGAGTCGGTATGGGAAGCGCTGCGGCCGTCACGGCCACGGCGAGTGCAGCCGCTGTGACAAACATGGCAGACGATATTGAAGAAGAGGGTGAGGAGCCGCTCCCTGAGGTAGATGAAATAGAAGAAGAAGACCCATTTGCCTTTGATTTTGGTAATGATGAATTAGACGATTTGGATTTGGAATTATCAGATGAAAACGAGGTTGACGAGTTTGATTTCGATGAAGATTCTAGCTCATTAGATGACGAAATAGAGGTTGATGACCCTCCACCTTCAGAGCCTGAGATGGAGTTGGATGAGCTTGAGGAACTGGATGAGCTTGAGGAACTGGATGAAACCGAAGGTTTTGATGATATCGATGCCTTAGTTGATGATAATGTTCCAACAATTGAAGACACGCAACCAACTATTGACGAGCTAGACAATTCAGAAGAAGAGTCTTTCGTATCAAACTTACTTGATGATTCCGGCTTAAATGACATAGATGAACTTGCTAACGAACAAGAAGCACCTGAACCGTCAATTGAAAGTGCTTTGGAAGACGATCTTACTGATATTGAGAGTGAATTTGAAACTGAAGATCTTGAAATTCCAGAATTTGGTGAAAATGAAGCGGCCGAAGATGCGGAAGAATCCGATGAGGAGGAAGAGATCGATTTCTTCGATGCAAGCGGAGATGAGGTGGCAACAAAACTAGATTTAGCCAGAGCCTATATGGACATGGGAGATGAAGAAGGTGCAAGAGTGATACTAGATGATGTTGTAGAATCTGGAAGTGAGACTCAAATTGCTGAAGCTCAAAACATGTTGGAGCGGATGACGTAA
- the groL gene encoding chaperonin GroEL (60 kDa chaperone family; promotes refolding of misfolded polypeptides especially under stressful conditions; forms two stacked rings of heptamers to form a barrel-shaped 14mer; ends can be capped by GroES; misfolded proteins enter the barrel where they are refolded when GroES binds): protein MSAKDVKFGDGARQQMLRGVNVLADAVKVTLGPKGRNVVIEKSFGAPVVTKDGVTVAKEIELENKFENMGAQMVKEVASQANDVAGDGTTTATVLAQAIITEGLKAVAAGRNPMDLKRGIDKATQSVVAEIAKLSTPCKDSKAVEQVGTISANSDSSVGKIISEAMERVGKEGVITVEEGSGFDDELDVVEGMQFDRGYLSPYFINNQENMSAELESPFILLVDKKISSIRDLLPVLEGVAKASRPLLIIAEDVEGEALATLVVNSMRGIVKVAAAKAPGFGDRRKAMLQDIAILTGATVISEEVGLALDTTTLEHLGTAKRVTLTKESTTIVDGAGQASEITSRVDQIRAEMANSTSDYDKEKLQERVAKLAGGVAVIKIGAASEVAMKEKKARVDDALHATRAAVEEGVVAGGGVALVRALSCLSELIGDNEDQNVGITLALRAMEAPMRQIVTNAGDEASVVVDKVKQGEGNFGYNAASGEYGDMIEMGILDPAKVTRSALQAAASVAGLMITTECMIADSPKEEAPSMPDMGGMGGMGGMGGMM from the coding sequence ATGTCTGCTAAAGATGTTAAATTCGGTGATGGTGCTCGTCAACAAATGCTACGTGGCGTAAATGTTTTAGCCGATGCGGTTAAAGTAACATTGGGACCAAAGGGTCGTAATGTAGTTATTGAGAAGTCCTTTGGAGCTCCTGTTGTCACTAAAGATGGTGTTACCGTGGCAAAAGAAATCGAATTGGAAAATAAATTCGAAAACATGGGCGCACAAATGGTTAAAGAAGTGGCGTCACAAGCAAATGATGTTGCTGGTGATGGTACTACAACAGCGACGGTTCTTGCTCAAGCTATTATTACTGAAGGCTTAAAAGCGGTTGCCGCTGGTCGCAACCCAATGGATCTTAAGCGTGGTATTGATAAAGCAACTCAATCGGTAGTTGCTGAAATCGCGAAATTATCTACTCCTTGCAAAGATTCAAAAGCGGTTGAGCAAGTGGGTACTATTTCGGCTAACTCCGATTCTTCTGTTGGTAAAATTATTTCTGAAGCAATGGAGCGCGTTGGTAAAGAAGGTGTCATTACCGTTGAAGAAGGTTCAGGTTTTGATGATGAACTTGATGTAGTTGAAGGTATGCAGTTTGATCGCGGCTACCTTTCACCATACTTCATCAATAATCAAGAAAATATGAGCGCTGAACTTGAAAGCCCGTTCATTCTTTTGGTTGATAAAAAGATCTCAAGTATTCGCGATCTTCTACCTGTATTGGAAGGTGTTGCAAAAGCTTCACGCCCATTGCTTATCATTGCAGAAGATGTTGAAGGTGAGGCACTTGCAACACTGGTTGTAAACAGCATGCGTGGCATTGTAAAAGTCGCTGCAGCAAAAGCGCCAGGTTTTGGTGATCGTCGTAAAGCAATGCTACAAGATATTGCTATTCTTACTGGAGCTACTGTCATTTCTGAAGAAGTTGGTCTAGCTTTAGATACAACAACTCTTGAGCATCTTGGTACAGCCAAGCGTGTAACGCTAACTAAAGAAAGTACAACGATTGTTGATGGAGCAGGCCAAGCCTCTGAAATCACAAGTCGCGTAGATCAGATTCGTGCTGAGATGGCTAATTCAACTTCTGATTACGATAAAGAGAAACTTCAAGAACGCGTAGCTAAATTAGCTGGCGGTGTTGCGGTTATTAAAATCGGCGCAGCAAGTGAAGTGGCAATGAAAGAGAAGAAGGCGCGTGTTGATGATGCGCTTCATGCAACACGTGCAGCCGTTGAAGAAGGTGTTGTCGCGGGGGGTGGTGTTGCTTTGGTTCGCGCACTTTCTTGCTTGTCAGAACTTATTGGCGATAACGAAGATCAAAACGTTGGTATTACATTGGCTCTACGTGCGATGGAAGCACCAATGCGTCAAATCGTTACCAATGCCGGAGATGAAGCATCGGTTGTTGTTGATAAAGTTAAGCAAGGTGAAGGAAACTTTGGCTATAACGCGGCATCAGGTGAATATGGCGATATGATTGAAATGGGGATTCTTGATCCAGCAAAAGTTACTCGTTCAGCGCTTCAAGCCGCCGCATCTGTTGCAGGCTTAATGATTACGACTGAATGCATGATTGCTGACTCACCAAAAGAAGAAGCGCCAAGTATGCCTGATATGGGCGGTATGGGCGGAATGGGTGGTATGGGCGGAATGATGTAA
- a CDS encoding co-chaperone GroES: MNIRPLHDRVVVRRKEEETTTASGIVLPGSATEKPNQGEVLAVGTGRIQSNGDVAPLAVKVGDTVLFGQYSGQAVKLNGEEFLMMKEDEIYGILEA, translated from the coding sequence ATGAATATTCGTCCCTTGCACGATCGTGTTGTTGTTCGCCGTAAAGAAGAAGAGACAACGACAGCTTCTGGTATCGTTTTGCCTGGTTCCGCTACTGAGAAGCCAAATCAGGGTGAAGTCTTGGCTGTAGGCACTGGCCGTATTCAATCTAATGGCGATGTTGCTCCATTAGCTGTAAAGGTTGGTGATACTGTTTTATTTGGTCAGTATTCAGGCCAAGCCGTTAAGTTAAATGGCGAAGAATTTTTGATGATGAAAGAAGATGAAATTTACGGAATTTTAGAAGCTTAA
- a CDS encoding FxsA family protein, giving the protein MRKALLLMLLIPVIEILVLIEVGSQIGGLAAVLLILATAVFGLAIIRKQGGKTLLKAQDKLRANVLPAQEIIEGFLLAIAGVFLLIPGFVTDAIGLLLLVPPIRKGLFLGVFIKIIAEKVKKASPRGSQFHENTGEIIEGEYIKENKDQIDKN; this is encoded by the coding sequence ATGCGTAAAGCTCTTCTCTTAATGTTACTGATTCCAGTGATTGAAATATTGGTGCTTATTGAGGTTGGAAGTCAAATTGGTGGTTTGGCGGCCGTACTATTGATATTAGCAACGGCTGTATTTGGCTTGGCTATTATCAGAAAGCAGGGCGGTAAAACATTGCTTAAAGCGCAAGACAAATTGCGAGCAAATGTGTTGCCAGCTCAAGAAATTATAGAGGGTTTTTTACTGGCTATTGCTGGCGTGTTTCTATTGATTCCTGGTTTTGTTACCGACGCAATCGGCTTATTGTTACTTGTTCCTCCCATCAGAAAAGGATTGTTTCTTGGTGTGTTTATAAAAATCATTGCTGAAAAGGTTAAAAAAGCGTCACCCAGAGGCTCTCAATTTCATGAAAATACAGGAGAGATCATAGAAGGTGAATACATTAAGGAAAATAAAGATCAAATTGATAAAAATTAA
- a CDS encoding MGMT family protein: MSKSTMDEFNLRIYSILDALPTGETISYGELAKQSGFKGYARQVGQLLKQLPKDSALPWFRVINSKNEISFPIDSDAYLRQKEHLEKEGWRVVGKKVKPS, translated from the coding sequence ATGAGCAAATCGACAATGGATGAATTTAATTTAAGAATATACAGCATTCTGGATGCACTACCCACAGGAGAAACCATTTCTTACGGAGAACTTGCAAAACAATCAGGGTTTAAGGGGTACGCAAGACAGGTAGGCCAGCTTTTGAAGCAATTACCGAAAGACAGCGCCTTACCTTGGTTCAGAGTCATTAATAGTAAGAATGAAATCAGTTTCCCAATCGATTCAGATGCTTATTTGAGACAGAAGGAACATTTAGAAAAGGAAGGCTGGAGAGTGGTTGGAAAAAAAGTGAAGCCATCTTAA
- a CDS encoding YajQ family cyclic di-GMP-binding protein, producing MPSFDVVSELDWHEVTNAVDQANREIVTRYDFKGVNASYEIKEKVSIDMEAQAEQHLKQMIDILFQKMVKRGIDLKSLERGKVVAANLRSTQSITVKEGIEQAEAKKIVKIIKDSKAKVQAQVQGDQLRVTGKKRDDLQEVMAILRAADLDIPVQFTNFRD from the coding sequence ATGCCTTCATTTGATGTTGTGTCTGAACTGGATTGGCACGAAGTGACGAATGCGGTTGACCAAGCAAATCGTGAAATTGTAACCCGTTATGATTTCAAGGGGGTTAATGCCAGTTACGAAATAAAGGAAAAAGTCAGCATTGATATGGAAGCGCAAGCTGAGCAACACCTTAAGCAAATGATTGATATATTGTTTCAAAAGATGGTTAAGCGTGGTATTGACTTGAAGTCGTTGGAGCGTGGAAAAGTTGTTGCTGCCAATTTAAGGTCGACTCAATCAATCACAGTTAAAGAAGGTATTGAGCAGGCAGAAGCGAAAAAAATTGTTAAGATCATTAAAGACAGTAAAGCGAAAGTTCAAGCTCAAGTTCAAGGAGACCAATTACGCGTCACAGGTAAAAAAAGGGATGATTTGCAAGAGGTTATGGCTATATTACGCGCAGCAGACTTAGATATCCCTGTGCAGTTTACGAATTTTCGCGATTAA